In Alphaproteobacteria bacterium, the sequence GCAGAGTCTGGAGGTCTATGCCGTCGACGACCCGCTGACGATCGGTGCTGCGGCGGACGCGGCCGTCGAGCCGATAGCGGCGAAATAGGGCCTGCTCCACATGTGTCCGTGCTGGCTGGCGCCGTGCTGCTGCTGCCGGTTTCCTGAAGGCCTCGCCCAGCGGTTGACCGACGCCTCCCGGCCTTGCCATGCTGGCGGAAAGCCGCCACGGGAGGAAAAATAAATGCTGAGTTCGCGCCGCCGCATCGTCACCGGCCACGACGCCCAGGGAAAATCGCGGATCGTCATCGACGGCCCGCCGGGGAACCTGATCGAACGCAACGCCGGCGGCCTGGCCGAGATCTGGAACACCGACGGCGGTCCCGTCGACAGCCGCGATGCCGTCGACCGCGCCAGCGGCCCGGTGCATCTCTCGCCGCCGGCCGGCGGCAGCCGCTTTCGCTGGTTCCAGATCGCGCCGGACGATCCCGCCATGTCGATAGACGAGCTGGAGGCCAACACGGCCCAGGCCTTCGCGGCCATTGGCGCGGCCCACGAACGGCCCGACACGACGCGCGATCCGCGCATGCACAAGACGCCCAGCGTCGACTACATAATCCTGCTTTCGGGCCGCGTGACGCTGATGCTCGACGACGACGAATGCGAGCTCCAGCCCTACGACGTGGTGGTCCAACGCGGCACCAACCACGCCTGGATCAATCGTGGCGACGAGCCGGCGCTGCTGATCGCCGTGCTGATCGATGCCGAAATCAATTAACGCGGAGACCCGACCATGAGCGCCGTCCCGAATCTCGCCGATCCCCTGACGCTGCCCTGCGGCACAGTGCTGCCCAACCGTCTGGCCAAATCGGCCATGACCGAAGGCGTGGCCGATGCCGACAACCGGGCCACCGAGCGTCACGCCGTGCTCTACCGGCGCTGGTCGGAAGGCGGCACCGGGCTGCACATCACCGGCAACGTGCAGGTCGACCGCCGTTTCCTCGAACGCCCCGGCAACGTCGTCATCGAGGACCGCCAGGGCCTCGATCAATTGCGCGCCTATGCCGCCGCCGGCACCGTGGCCGGTAACCAGCTCTGGATGCAGATCGGCCACGCCGGACGCCAGACGCCGATCCACGTCAACCCCGAGCCCGTGGCGCCCTCGGCCATACCGCTGGAGCTGCCGCCGGGCCGCCACGGTGACCCCCGGGCGCTCAGCGGCGACGAGGTCGAGGACAT encodes:
- a CDS encoding cupin domain-containing protein yields the protein MLSSRRRIVTGHDAQGKSRIVIDGPPGNLIERNAGGLAEIWNTDGGPVDSRDAVDRASGPVHLSPPAGGSRFRWFQIAPDDPAMSIDELEANTAQAFAAIGAAHERPDTTRDPRMHKTPSVDYIILLSGRVTLMLDDDECELQPYDVVVQRGTNHAWINRGDEPALLIAVLIDAEIN